One part of the Nostoc sp. PCC 7120 = FACHB-418 genome encodes these proteins:
- a CDS encoding glycosyltransferase family 2 protein, which yields MKITVIVPTYRRTKDLTRCLESLEKQSRPADEVLVVVRDTDVETWQFLETIAPHSLPLHTTTVRVPGVVAAMNAGLDIAQGDIIAFTDDDAAPHSNWLAQIETHFLAHEQIAGVGGRDWVYHGDRLEDGTCPVVGQVHWFGRVIGNHHIGIGKPREVDVLKGVNMSFRRSAVHGLRFDQRMLGTGAQVHFEVAFCLALKRAGWKLIYDPQIGVNHYPAQRFDEDQRQSFNHLAVTNAVHNETLALLEHLSPTQQLTFLLWATLVGTRDSMGLIQFLRFLPSDRALAGQKLLAAWYGRWRGWRTWQSSIRFAQIKN from the coding sequence ATGAAAATTACAGTCATTGTGCCTACTTACCGCCGTACCAAAGACCTAACACGCTGCTTGGAGTCATTAGAAAAGCAATCTCGACCAGCCGATGAGGTATTGGTGGTAGTCCGAGATACTGATGTGGAGACTTGGCAATTTCTGGAAACCATCGCGCCTCACTCTTTACCCTTACACACGACAACGGTACGCGTTCCTGGTGTAGTCGCAGCGATGAATGCAGGATTAGATATAGCCCAAGGAGATATCATTGCTTTTACAGATGATGATGCAGCTCCCCACAGTAATTGGTTAGCGCAAATTGAAACCCACTTTCTCGCCCATGAACAGATTGCCGGTGTTGGTGGACGGGATTGGGTATATCATGGCGATCGCCTAGAAGATGGTACTTGCCCAGTAGTTGGTCAGGTTCATTGGTTTGGCCGAGTGATTGGTAATCACCATATAGGTATAGGAAAACCCCGCGAGGTCGATGTTCTCAAGGGAGTTAATATGAGCTTTCGGCGATCGGCTGTCCACGGATTACGTTTTGATCAACGAATGCTCGGTACAGGCGCACAGGTTCACTTCGAGGTAGCCTTTTGTCTAGCCTTAAAGCGGGCTGGTTGGAAGCTCATCTACGACCCCCAAATCGGAGTAAACCATTATCCGGCGCAGCGATTTGATGAAGACCAGCGTCAAAGCTTCAATCATCTGGCTGTAACTAATGCCGTCCACAACGAAACATTAGCCTTATTAGAACACCTATCACCAACTCAACAATTAACATTTCTGCTTTGGGCAACCTTGGTGGGTACTAGAGACTCTATGGGTTTGATTCAATTTTTACGCTTTTTACCGAGCGATCGCGCCTTAGCAGGGCAAAAGTTATTAGCAGCTTGGTATGGTCGCTGGCGCGGTTGGCGAACCTGGCAAAGTTCAATTCGCTTTGCTCAAATTAAAAATT